Proteins co-encoded in one Jeotgalibacillus malaysiensis genomic window:
- a CDS encoding nitrogen-fixing protein NifU, with protein sequence MTEVEMKDSVQEVLDKLRPFLLRDGGDCELVDVEDGIVKLRLLGACGTCPSSTITLKAGIERALLEEVPGVVEVEQVF encoded by the coding sequence ATGACAGAAGTAGAAATGAAAGATTCAGTTCAGGAAGTACTTGATAAACTTCGTCCATTCCTTCTTCGTGACGGCGGAGACTGCGAACTTGTTGACGTTGAAGATGGAATCGTTAAATTAAGACTTCTTGGCGCATGCGGTACATGCCCAAGTTCAACTATTACACTTAAAGCAGGTATCGAACGCGCACTGCTTGAAGAAGTACCAGGCGTAGTGGAAGTTGAACAGGTATTTTAA
- a CDS encoding 2-ketogluconate reductase, which translates to MSKIFITRKIDEAVIDELKKSFDVEVWDSEDEAVPRDILLEKVKESQALLTMLSDQIDKEVLSNAPLLKVVANMAVGYDNIDVQAAEKAGIIVTNTPDVLTDTTADLAFSLILATARRIPEAAEYIKKGDWTSWSPYLLAGHDVHHKTLGIIGMGKIGQAVAKRAAGFDMDILYHTRSRKTEAEEQFGAQYKSLNDLLEKADFVLVLAPLTDETRGMIGAEQFKIMKESAIFINVGRGPVVDEKALIEALENGEIAGAGLDVFEKEPISKDHPLVAMKNVVAVPHIGSASTETRFIMMKLAADNIKAVLNGEKPLTKVSV; encoded by the coding sequence ATGTCTAAAATTTTCATTACCCGTAAAATAGATGAAGCAGTGATTGATGAGCTTAAAAAGAGTTTTGACGTGGAAGTGTGGGATTCTGAAGATGAAGCTGTACCAAGAGATATATTGCTGGAAAAGGTGAAGGAAAGTCAAGCGCTTTTGACCATGCTCTCTGATCAGATTGATAAAGAGGTGTTATCTAACGCGCCTCTTTTGAAAGTGGTTGCGAATATGGCGGTTGGGTACGATAACATTGATGTTCAGGCAGCAGAAAAGGCTGGCATCATTGTAACGAATACGCCTGACGTTTTAACAGATACAACGGCTGATCTTGCTTTTTCACTGATTCTTGCGACAGCCAGAAGAATTCCTGAAGCAGCAGAATATATTAAAAAAGGAGACTGGACATCATGGTCTCCATACTTACTAGCAGGTCATGACGTTCATCACAAGACTCTTGGGATTATTGGTATGGGGAAAATCGGACAGGCTGTAGCTAAGCGCGCTGCGGGGTTTGATATGGATATCTTATATCATACGAGAAGTCGAAAAACTGAAGCTGAAGAGCAATTTGGTGCGCAATACAAGAGCTTGAATGATCTGCTCGAAAAAGCTGATTTTGTACTGGTGCTTGCTCCTTTAACAGATGAAACACGTGGAATGATCGGAGCAGAGCAGTTCAAGATCATGAAAGAATCAGCGATATTTATTAATGTTGGAAGAGGTCCGGTAGTTGATGAGAAAGCACTGATTGAGGCGCTTGAAAACGGGGAAATCGCAGGAGCTGGTCTAGATGTGTTTGAAAAGGAACCAATTTCAAAAGACCATCCGCTGGTTGCCATGAAAAATGTAGTGGCAGTACCACATATCGGCAGTGCATCCACTGAAACACGCTTTATTATGATGAAGCTTGCTGCAGATAACATTAAAGCAGTATTAAATGGTGAAAAGCCCTTAACAAAAGTGTCAGTCTGA
- a CDS encoding HAD family hydrolase codes for MKAYKGYLIDLDGTMYRGTEPIPEAVEFVKKLKAKGIPYLFVTNNSSKTREQVAAHLQNFDVPAEPDQVFTTSLATAAVISREMPEASAYVIGGDGIRQALTEKGITIKDENPDYVIVGLDREITYEKLALGCLAVRNGAKFISTNGDIAIPTERGLLPGNGSLTSVITVSTQTQPLFIGKPEAVIMEQALNVLGLPKEDVVMVGDNYDTDIKAGFNTGMDTLMVHTGVSPKSLLAEKELQPTYSIDSLAEWKI; via the coding sequence ATGAAAGCATACAAAGGTTACTTAATTGATTTAGATGGAACGATGTATAGAGGAACGGAGCCGATCCCTGAAGCGGTTGAGTTTGTTAAAAAGCTGAAGGCAAAAGGTATTCCGTATTTATTTGTAACGAACAATTCTTCAAAAACGCGGGAACAGGTCGCTGCACATCTGCAAAATTTTGATGTTCCTGCAGAACCTGATCAGGTATTTACGACATCTCTTGCAACAGCAGCGGTCATTTCCCGGGAAATGCCTGAAGCTTCTGCATATGTGATCGGAGGCGACGGAATCCGTCAGGCTTTGACTGAAAAAGGCATCACAATTAAAGATGAAAATCCTGATTACGTCATTGTTGGTCTTGATCGTGAAATCACGTATGAAAAGCTTGCACTTGGCTGTCTGGCAGTCAGAAACGGTGCAAAATTCATTTCTACAAACGGTGATATTGCCATTCCAACTGAACGCGGACTGCTGCCGGGGAATGGTTCCCTGACATCAGTGATTACTGTATCAACACAGACACAGCCACTGTTTATCGGTAAGCCTGAAGCAGTGATCATGGAACAGGCGCTGAATGTGCTTGGTTTGCCTAAAGAAGACGTTGTAATGGTTGGGGATAATTATGATACGGATATTAAAGCCGGGTTCAATACAGGTATGGATACGTTAATGGTGCATACTGGTGTGTCACCAAAGAGCCTGCTTGCTGAAAAAGAGCTGCAGCCGACTTATTCAATTGATTCACTGGCTGAGTGGAAAATTTAA
- a CDS encoding transporter, with amino-acid sequence MNRQQWGTRAGFILAAVGSAVGLGNIWRFPYVAYENGGGAFFIPYLFALLTAGIPILIMEFTIGHKYRGSAPLSFFRMSGKKAEWLGWWAVFVSFVISTYYAVIIAWAMRYTIFSFGQAWGEDTEGFLFTEFLQLDVAPGETGGIVWGIFIPLVIVWALTLGILLAGVKKGIEYANRIFIPTLVILFLIIVIRAVTLEGAAEGLNAFFQPNFDNILEPSVWVAAYGHIFFSLSIAFAIMITYSSYLPKKSDITNNAFITGFANSGFELLAGIGVFAALGFMASQLDVPVSEVASAGVGLAFVVFPQIINQLPGLNGIFGALFFFSLTLAGLTSLMSITETYVAGLTEKLGISRNKAVLFGGGLAALISVLFATQGGLFFLDAADYYINQFGVAAIGLVEVIMIAWVLRKTGMLQNHANLTSDIHLGGWWKVCLSIITPIVLGYMMFGLVTDNLFQQFDNDTGNYEGYSNGFALTMFLASAGAAFVIGILVSTLKWSRSTPVELPDKD; translated from the coding sequence ATGAATCGTCAGCAGTGGGGAACACGTGCCGGATTTATTCTTGCAGCAGTTGGTTCCGCAGTCGGACTCGGGAACATTTGGCGTTTTCCGTATGTCGCTTATGAAAACGGTGGGGGAGCATTCTTTATTCCATATTTATTTGCACTCTTAACAGCCGGTATTCCAATTCTTATCATGGAATTCACCATCGGTCATAAGTACAGAGGATCAGCGCCATTATCATTCTTCCGTATGAGCGGTAAAAAAGCAGAATGGCTTGGCTGGTGGGCAGTATTTGTGTCATTTGTTATTTCCACCTACTATGCCGTCATTATTGCCTGGGCAATGAGGTATACAATATTTTCATTCGGGCAGGCATGGGGAGAAGATACAGAAGGATTTTTATTCACGGAATTTTTACAGCTTGACGTAGCACCTGGTGAAACAGGTGGCATCGTATGGGGAATTTTTATTCCGCTCGTCATTGTATGGGCATTAACACTTGGTATCTTGCTTGCAGGAGTTAAGAAAGGGATTGAATATGCTAACCGTATTTTCATTCCGACACTTGTCATTTTGTTCCTGATTATCGTAATCAGAGCAGTAACGCTTGAAGGAGCGGCTGAAGGTCTGAATGCATTCTTCCAACCAAACTTTGATAATATACTGGAGCCGTCTGTATGGGTTGCAGCTTATGGTCATATTTTCTTCAGTTTATCAATTGCATTTGCAATCATGATTACTTATTCAAGTTATCTTCCGAAGAAATCGGATATTACGAATAACGCATTTATCACAGGTTTTGCAAACTCAGGTTTCGAGCTTCTAGCTGGTATCGGGGTATTCGCAGCACTTGGGTTCATGGCATCACAGCTTGATGTTCCAGTATCAGAAGTAGCGTCTGCAGGGGTAGGTCTTGCCTTTGTCGTATTTCCGCAGATTATTAACCAGTTGCCTGGATTAAACGGAATTTTCGGCGCATTATTCTTCTTCTCGTTAACACTTGCAGGACTCACATCATTGATGTCAATCACTGAAACGTATGTTGCCGGTTTAACAGAAAAGCTGGGTATCTCGCGTAATAAAGCCGTTCTTTTCGGAGGCGGACTTGCAGCACTTATTTCAGTTCTATTTGCTACTCAGGGCGGACTATTCTTCCTTGATGCAGCAGATTACTACATTAACCAGTTTGGTGTGGCAGCGATTGGTCTTGTTGAAGTCATCATGATCGCATGGGTACTTCGTAAGACAGGAATGCTTCAGAACCATGCAAACCTTACATCTGATATTCACCTTGGCGGCTGGTGGAAAGTGTGTCTTTCGATCATTACACCAATCGTCCTTGGATACATGATGTTTGGACTTGTAACAGATAACCTGTTCCAGCAGTTTGATAATGATACAGGTAACTATGAAGGCTATTCAAATGGATTTGCACTCACAATGTTCCTTGCTTCAGCCGGTGCGGCATTTGTAATTGGAATTCTAGTTTCAACACTTAAATGGAGCCGTTCAACTCCGGTTGAGCTTCCGGATAAGGACTAA
- a CDS encoding sodium:proton antiporter: MEGTWLSLLPPIIAIAMVLLTRRVLLSLGAGIVTAALLITSFGPVATLETLWMSFSGVFWEYGSDGEPGGLNLWNIFIMLFLIILGVITAFINVSGGARAFGEWAMKRVKTRAGAQVVTACLGIIIFIDDYFNSLAVGQVARPLTDRHRVSRAKLAYLIDSTAAPICVVSPVSSWGAYIIAVIGGILATHSITEYTAFSAFIQMVPMNLYVWATLGIVFIVALRGVDFGQMKIHENRAIETGEVYDPKKDIPGELKNDLPTSKHGTVGDLIWPIIALVVGTVASMMWTGAQAYAADTGESATILQMFEYTDVAKSLVYGALVGLAVAIAFFIRQIGRSEKIGGAEFFLALKEGVKSMLPAIYILVFAWMIVGLIGDLGTGEYLAGIVESSNLPLGWLPVLLFLVAGVMAFSTGTSWGSFGILLPIAGEIAASTDISLLLPSLAAVLAGAVFGDHCSPISDTTILSSTGAGSNHIDHVATQIPYAVTGAAIASAGYILLGFSGSTLLSLGLVLVLLVLFAVIMGRNPEKARTVSAKEGLE, translated from the coding sequence ATGGAAGGAACATGGTTATCACTTTTACCACCGATCATTGCGATTGCAATGGTTTTACTTACAAGACGCGTACTGCTTTCACTTGGAGCGGGAATCGTCACAGCAGCACTTTTAATTACAAGCTTCGGACCGGTTGCGACGCTTGAGACACTTTGGATGTCATTTAGCGGCGTATTTTGGGAGTACGGTTCGGACGGAGAGCCTGGTGGACTGAATCTGTGGAATATTTTTATTATGTTATTCCTGATTATCCTTGGCGTTATCACAGCATTCATTAACGTATCCGGAGGCGCAAGAGCGTTCGGTGAATGGGCAATGAAACGTGTAAAAACGCGTGCAGGGGCTCAGGTAGTAACAGCTTGTCTTGGTATTATTATCTTTATTGATGATTACTTTAACAGCCTTGCAGTTGGACAGGTTGCACGTCCGCTGACTGACCGTCACCGTGTATCACGTGCTAAGCTTGCTTACCTGATTGATTCAACAGCAGCACCGATCTGTGTCGTGTCGCCGGTATCAAGCTGGGGCGCCTATATCATTGCAGTTATCGGTGGAATTCTTGCTACACATTCAATTACTGAATACACAGCATTCTCTGCCTTTATCCAGATGGTGCCAATGAACCTTTATGTATGGGCAACGCTTGGTATTGTCTTTATCGTAGCACTTCGCGGTGTTGATTTCGGTCAAATGAAGATTCACGAAAACCGCGCAATTGAAACAGGGGAAGTATATGACCCAAAGAAAGATATTCCGGGTGAATTAAAAAATGACCTTCCGACATCTAAGCATGGTACGGTTGGAGACCTGATCTGGCCAATCATTGCTCTTGTAGTTGGTACAGTTGCATCAATGATGTGGACAGGCGCTCAGGCTTATGCGGCTGATACAGGAGAGTCTGCTACCATTCTACAAATGTTTGAATACACAGACGTTGCAAAATCACTTGTCTATGGTGCGCTTGTCGGACTAGCAGTTGCCATTGCATTCTTTATCAGACAGATTGGCCGTTCTGAGAAAATCGGCGGCGCTGAATTCTTCCTTGCACTTAAGGAAGGTGTGAAATCAATGCTTCCTGCCATCTACATCCTTGTTTTTGCGTGGATGATTGTTGGACTTATTGGTGATCTTGGTACTGGAGAGTACCTTGCAGGCATCGTAGAATCATCTAACCTGCCTCTTGGCTGGCTGCCAGTTCTGTTGTTCCTTGTAGCAGGCGTTATGGCATTTTCTACAGGAACATCATGGGGATCATTTGGTATCCTGCTTCCGATCGCAGGGGAAATTGCGGCAAGCACAGATATTTCACTGCTGCTTCCATCACTTGCAGCAGTTCTTGCAGGAGCTGTATTCGGTGACCACTGTTCACCAATTTCTGATACAACCATTCTTTCTTCAACAGGAGCAGGTAGTAACCATATCGATCACGTAGCAACTCAGATTCCTTATGCGGTAACCGGTGCTGCAATCGCATCTGCCGGTTATATTCTGCTTGGCTTCTCTGGAAGTACATTACTTTCACTCGGACTTGTTCTTGTACTACTTGTATTATTTGCAGTCATAATGGGCAGGAATCCTGAAAAAGCCAGAACCGTTTCAGCTAAAGAAGGACTCGAATAA
- a CDS encoding sporulation protein, giving the protein MRRKKVMIKPLTARSVWLLSLLLFLVMTVIGLAVINTGVKPTLMIYAESQTKKIGALVISKAVNREIANVMDINEIIENVPTDSAEMVTTKFNTEIINRVLAETTELVQEQLRAIERGDTSILKSLTELDLEVEDAGNLEGIVYTVPLGQATENALLGNLGPKVPIRFHAVGNVTSNIKSNITEFGINNAFVEINIHLVVKVQIIVPFATEETTIEQDIPVAMGLIQGQVPEIYNVGDGMSPSLEVPIPTN; this is encoded by the coding sequence ATGCGCAGAAAAAAAGTAATGATCAAGCCGCTCACTGCACGCTCTGTCTGGCTGCTGTCATTGTTGCTCTTTCTGGTGATGACAGTCATCGGACTTGCTGTGATTAATACGGGCGTAAAGCCGACACTGATGATTTATGCTGAGTCACAGACAAAAAAGATAGGAGCACTGGTCATTAGTAAGGCAGTCAACAGAGAAATCGCAAACGTTATGGATATCAATGAAATTATTGAAAATGTACCTACAGATTCAGCTGAAATGGTCACAACGAAATTTAATACAGAAATTATTAACAGAGTGCTCGCAGAAACGACTGAACTAGTACAGGAGCAGCTGAGGGCGATTGAACGAGGGGATACAAGCATACTGAAATCATTGACTGAGCTGGACCTTGAAGTAGAGGATGCAGGGAATCTAGAAGGGATCGTCTATACAGTTCCACTTGGTCAGGCAACCGAGAATGCACTGCTTGGCAACCTTGGTCCAAAGGTGCCTATCCGGTTTCACGCAGTTGGAAATGTGACATCTAATATTAAATCCAATATTACTGAATTCGGCATCAATAACGCTTTTGTAGAAATCAATATTCACCTGGTTGTTAAAGTGCAGATCATTGTTCCTTTTGCGACAGAAGAAACGACAATTGAACAGGACATTCCAGTTGCGATGGGACTCATTCAGGGGCAGGTGCCTGAAATTTATAACGTTGGTGATGGGATGTCACCGTCACTTGAAGTCCCGATTCCGACAAATTAG
- a CDS encoding branched-chain amino acid uptake carrier, translating into MQQKVSFSTYLMIGTMLFGLFFGAGNLIFPIQLGQLAGTSFWPALAGFLVTAIGLPLLGILAIGLSGSKGLHDLASRVHPSFGTVFALILYLTIGPFFAIPRTATVPFTVGFEPFVSPVQSQLWLAVFSVVFFAIVYVLSLKAEKVMDIVGKYLTPVFLFFLSILIITAIVNPMGSFQAPAPDYQSLPFMSGFREGYNTMDALGALAFGIIVIHAIKNLGITDKKAIASTTLKSGLIATGLMMLIYGLITYMGASSPSAVGTFENGGLTFAAVAQHYFGPFGAVLLALIIVLACVKTSIGLIIACSEFFHQLYPKVSYKTFVLILTLMSLGIANFGLTNIIQYAIPVLMFLYPLAIVLILLGLTSNLFGHKRSIYAGAMFLTFFVSLIDGYNALVGTLPGIANGVFDAVTNFYMTYLPLYEIGLGWMLPALIGAALGYMWRPASGGKVSEDLSY; encoded by the coding sequence ATGCAACAAAAGGTCTCATTCTCAACTTATCTGATGATCGGCACAATGTTATTCGGACTCTTCTTCGGAGCAGGGAACTTAATCTTCCCAATCCAGCTCGGACAGCTTGCCGGCACATCATTCTGGCCTGCACTTGCAGGATTTTTAGTCACAGCAATCGGTCTTCCATTGCTCGGGATCCTTGCAATCGGATTATCAGGCAGTAAAGGACTTCACGATCTTGCAAGCAGGGTTCACCCGTCATTCGGCACAGTATTTGCACTTATTCTTTACTTAACAATCGGACCATTTTTCGCGATTCCGCGTACAGCGACTGTTCCATTTACAGTCGGATTCGAACCATTTGTCAGCCCTGTACAGAGTCAGCTCTGGCTTGCAGTATTCAGCGTTGTATTCTTTGCGATTGTCTATGTTCTTTCGTTAAAAGCTGAAAAAGTCATGGACATTGTCGGAAAATATTTAACACCGGTCTTTTTATTTTTCTTATCGATTCTAATCATTACTGCGATTGTGAATCCAATGGGCAGCTTCCAGGCACCCGCTCCCGATTATCAATCCCTTCCATTTATGAGCGGCTTCCGCGAAGGCTATAACACAATGGATGCACTAGGCGCACTGGCTTTTGGGATTATTGTAATTCATGCAATTAAAAACTTAGGCATCACTGATAAAAAAGCAATCGCCAGCACAACGCTGAAATCCGGCCTGATCGCTACAGGTCTTATGATGCTAATCTATGGATTAATCACTTATATGGGCGCTTCAAGCCCTTCAGCTGTCGGCACATTTGAAAATGGCGGACTGACATTCGCTGCTGTTGCTCAGCATTATTTCGGTCCATTCGGTGCTGTCCTGCTGGCACTGATCATTGTTTTAGCCTGTGTGAAGACAAGTATCGGACTGATCATTGCCTGCAGTGAGTTTTTCCACCAGCTGTACCCAAAAGTCAGCTATAAAACGTTTGTACTGATTCTTACACTCATGTCCCTGGGCATTGCGAACTTTGGCTTAACGAATATTATTCAGTATGCGATTCCTGTACTGATGTTCTTATACCCACTTGCGATTGTACTGATCTTACTTGGTCTGACTTCTAATCTGTTCGGTCATAAGAGAAGCATTTATGCAGGGGCGATGTTCCTGACATTCTTCGTCAGCCTGATCGACGGCTATAATGCGCTGGTTGGCACACTGCCTGGCATTGCAAATGGCGTATTTGATGCTGTAACAAATTTTTATATGACTTACCTGCCTTTATATGAAATCGGACTAGGCTGGATGCTGCCGGCACTAATTGGTGCGGCGCTCGGGTATATGTGGAGACCTGCTTCTGGTGGGAAGGTTTCGGAGGATTTATCATATTAA
- a CDS encoding Fe-S cluster assembly protein SufB, protein MAKKMPEVGDYKYGFHDKDVSIFRSKRGLTREIVEEISRMKEEPEWMLNYRLKALEQFYNMPMPQWGGDLSGLNFDEITYYVKPSERSERSWDEVPEEIKRTFDKLGIPEAEQKYLAGVSAQYESEVVYHNMKEDLEEMGIVFKDTDSALKENEELFKKHWGTVIPSGDNKFSALNSAVWSGGSFIYVPKGVKVDTPLQAYFRINSENMGQFERTLIIADEGSSVHYVEGCTAPVYTTNSLHSAVVEIIIKKDAYCRYTTIQNWANNVFNLVTKRAVCDANATMEWVDGNIGSKLTMKYPAVILRGEGARGMTLSIALAGKGQHQDAGAKMHHLAPNTSSTIVSKSISKQGGKVTYRGIVHFGRKAHGARSNIECDTLIMDNESTSDTIPYNEILNDNISLEHEAKVSKVSEEQLFYLMSRGISEEEATEMIVMGFIEPFTKELPMEYAVEMNRLIKFEMEGSIG, encoded by the coding sequence ATGGCGAAAAAAATGCCCGAAGTTGGCGATTATAAATATGGCTTCCATGACAAAGACGTATCGATTTTCCGTTCGAAGCGTGGTCTGACGCGTGAGATCGTGGAAGAAATTTCCCGCATGAAAGAAGAGCCGGAGTGGATGCTGAACTACCGTCTGAAAGCTCTTGAACAGTTTTACAATATGCCAATGCCTCAGTGGGGCGGCGACTTAAGCGGACTGAACTTTGATGAAATTACGTACTACGTAAAACCGTCAGAGCGAAGCGAGCGCAGCTGGGACGAGGTTCCAGAGGAAATCAAGCGTACATTCGATAAGCTTGGTATTCCTGAAGCTGAGCAGAAGTACCTTGCTGGTGTATCTGCACAGTATGAATCAGAGGTTGTATACCACAACATGAAGGAAGATCTTGAAGAGATGGGTATCGTCTTCAAGGACACTGATTCAGCGCTGAAAGAAAACGAAGAGCTTTTCAAAAAGCACTGGGGAACTGTTATTCCTTCAGGAGATAACAAGTTCTCAGCACTGAACTCAGCAGTATGGTCAGGTGGATCATTCATCTACGTGCCTAAGGGCGTAAAGGTTGATACTCCACTACAGGCATACTTCCGAATCAACTCTGAAAACATGGGTCAGTTCGAGCGTACACTGATTATTGCTGATGAAGGCTCAAGCGTACATTACGTTGAGGGTTGTACAGCACCGGTTTACACAACGAACTCTCTTCACAGTGCCGTTGTTGAAATCATTATCAAAAAAGACGCTTACTGCCGTTACACAACAATTCAGAACTGGGCGAACAACGTATTTAACCTGGTAACGAAGCGTGCAGTATGTGATGCCAATGCAACAATGGAATGGGTAGATGGAAACATCGGCTCTAAGCTGACAATGAAATACCCTGCAGTCATCCTTCGCGGTGAAGGTGCACGTGGTATGACACTGTCAATCGCACTTGCAGGTAAAGGTCAGCACCAGGATGCAGGAGCTAAAATGCACCACTTGGCACCTAACACATCTTCAACAATCGTATCTAAATCAATCTCTAAACAGGGCGGTAAAGTAACGTACCGCGGTATCGTACACTTTGGACGTAAAGCACACGGTGCGCGTTCTAACATTGAGTGCGATACGCTGATTATGGATAATGAATCAACATCTGATACAATTCCATACAACGAAATTCTAAATGACAACATTTCACTTGAGCATGAAGCGAAAGTGTCTAAGGTTTCTGAAGAGCAGCTATTCTATCTGATGAGCCGCGGAATTTCTGAAGAGGAAGCAACTGAAATGATCGTAATGGGCTTCATTGAGCCATTTACGAAAGAGCTTCCAATGGAATATGCAGTAGAAATGAACCGTCTGATCAAGTTTGAGATGGAAGGTTCTATCGGTTAA
- a CDS encoding nifU-like protein, translated as MSFNNLDQLYRQVIMDHYKNPRNKGEIEDSVTVDMNNPTCGDRIHLTLDVQDGIVKEAKFDGEGCSISMASASMMTQVIKGKPIDEALKYSQIFSDMMLGKEYDDSVDLGDIEALQGVAKFPARIKCATLSWKAMEKGIDQQSE; from the coding sequence ATGTCTTTTAATAACTTAGACCAGCTGTATCGTCAGGTAATTATGGATCATTATAAGAACCCGCGAAACAAAGGTGAAATCGAAGACAGTGTAACTGTTGATATGAATAACCCGACTTGCGGTGACAGAATCCATTTAACACTTGATGTGCAGGATGGAATTGTAAAAGAAGCAAAATTCGATGGCGAAGGCTGCTCCATTTCAATGGCGTCTGCTTCAATGATGACTCAGGTGATCAAAGGCAAGCCGATTGATGAAGCACTTAAATATTCTCAAATCTTTTCAGATATGATGCTTGGCAAAGAATACGATGATTCAGTAGACCTTGGTGATATTGAAGCACTGCAGGGTGTGGCAAAATTCCCTGCCCGTATCAAATGTGCAACACTTTCCTGGAAAGCAATGGAGAAGGGGATCGACCAGCAGTCTGAATAA
- a CDS encoding cysteine desulfurase, with protein sequence MNVEEIRRQFPILDQEVNGQPLVYLDSAATSQKPLSVIQALDEYYKGYNSNVHRGVHTLGTRATDGYEGAREKVRKFINAASSEEVIFMRGTTTAINTIAQSYGQDNVKEGDEIVITHMEHHSNIIPWQQLAKRTGATLKYVPLQEDGTLSLDDVRETVTSNTKIVSIMMVSNVLGTMNPIKEITQIAHENGAVMVVDGAQAAPHMKVDVQDLDCDFFAFSGHKMAGPTGIGVLYGKKKHLNAMEPVEFGGEMIDFVGLQESTWKELPWKFEGGTPIIAGAIGLGAAIDFLNEIGLDEIEKYEHHLAAYAMEKMSEIDGLTIYGPKDPSKRAGLVTFNLDDVHPHDLATVLDADGIAIRAGHHCAQPLMKWLNVSSTARASFYLYNTEEDIDRLVSGLVKTKEYFSDVF encoded by the coding sequence ATGAATGTCGAAGAGATCCGCAGACAGTTTCCAATATTGGACCAGGAAGTAAACGGTCAGCCGCTTGTCTATCTTGACAGCGCAGCTACTTCTCAAAAGCCGCTGTCTGTGATCCAGGCGCTTGATGAGTACTATAAAGGGTACAACTCAAACGTACACCGCGGTGTGCACACGCTTGGAACCCGGGCGACAGACGGGTATGAAGGAGCTCGAGAAAAAGTTCGTAAATTCATTAACGCCGCATCCTCTGAAGAAGTAATCTTCATGCGCGGTACCACAACAGCGATTAATACCATCGCACAAAGCTATGGACAGGACAATGTGAAAGAAGGCGACGAAATCGTCATCACACATATGGAGCATCACAGCAACATTATCCCGTGGCAGCAGCTGGCGAAAAGAACCGGTGCAACACTTAAGTATGTACCGCTTCAGGAAGACGGCACGCTGTCACTCGATGATGTGCGTGAAACGGTTACATCAAATACGAAAATCGTTTCAATCATGATGGTCTCCAATGTACTTGGCACAATGAACCCGATTAAAGAAATCACTCAGATCGCCCATGAAAATGGCGCAGTGATGGTAGTGGACGGTGCACAGGCTGCGCCGCATATGAAGGTTGATGTGCAGGATCTCGATTGTGACTTCTTCGCATTTTCAGGTCATAAAATGGCGGGGCCGACTGGTATTGGCGTTTTATATGGTAAGAAAAAGCATCTGAACGCAATGGAACCCGTTGAATTTGGTGGAGAGATGATTGACTTTGTTGGTCTTCAGGAATCTACATGGAAAGAGCTTCCGTGGAAATTTGAAGGCGGAACACCAATCATTGCTGGTGCAATCGGTCTTGGGGCTGCAATCGATTTTCTAAATGAGATCGGCCTGGATGAAATTGAGAAGTATGAGCACCATCTCGCAGCTTATGCGATGGAGAAGATGTCTGAAATCGATGGTCTGACCATTTACGGACCTAAAGATCCATCCAAGCGTGCAGGCCTTGTGACATTTAATCTTGATGACGTTCATCCACATGATTTAGCCACTGTACTTGATGCAGACGGTATTGCGATTCGTGCAGGTCATCACTGTGCACAGCCGCTGATGAAATGGCTTAACGTTTCTTCAACAGCACGTGCAAGCTTCTATCTGTATAACACAGAAGAAGATATTGACCGCTTAGTAAGTGGACTCGTTAAAACAAAGGAGTATTTCAGCGATGTCTTTTAA